One Anaerolineae bacterium genomic window carries:
- a CDS encoding SH3 domain-containing protein: MHNRIAWIVMGITLALVMTLGCSVTGLIGRPLPTPTPTRTPRPTFTPTPVTPELTEMQPVVQVNPQPEQPSPTPESPTPTPTSESASPAPTATPFVVVNEDVVNLRAGPGTNYPAVGKAQAGQRFAVTGKNPQGDWWQICCVGDQLVWVSGQVVRAEGAIDTVNVPERIPPPPPTPRPRPTQPPAPPAPTPTPALQYAFNATMVEARPNTNDWITVWGRVFNRNKTQAFGGYKVRVLRGGMVVGEGITSSAISVAYGGLDSQFIYNAKIEIRPPSDGQYTVQLLDPSGQPAGPDQIFSVSGTTREFLVEWLRP; encoded by the coding sequence ATGCATAATCGTATTGCCTGGATCGTGATGGGGATTACCCTAGCCTTGGTGATGACGCTGGGCTGCTCGGTGACGGGGCTGATCGGCCGGCCTCTGCCGACGCCCACACCCACGCGCACCCCACGTCCCACCTTTACACCCACGCCGGTCACCCCGGAGCTGACGGAGATGCAGCCAGTAGTGCAGGTCAATCCCCAGCCCGAGCAACCGAGCCCTACTCCAGAATCCCCAACGCCTACACCTACGTCGGAGTCAGCGAGTCCTGCTCCGACTGCCACACCCTTTGTGGTAGTAAATGAGGACGTGGTGAACCTGCGCGCGGGTCCCGGCACTAACTATCCTGCCGTGGGGAAAGCGCAGGCCGGCCAACGCTTCGCTGTGACAGGGAAGAACCCGCAGGGGGACTGGTGGCAGATCTGCTGTGTGGGCGATCAGCTCGTCTGGGTCTCTGGACAAGTGGTGCGGGCAGAGGGAGCTATCGATACAGTGAATGTGCCGGAGCGGATCCCGCCGCCACCTCCCACACCGCGTCCCCGTCCGACGCAGCCGCCTGCGCCGCCTGCACCGACCCCTACACCTGCGCTGCAGTACGCTTTCAACGCGACCATGGTGGAAGCTCGCCCGAACACGAACGACTGGATCACCGTCTGGGGGCGGGTATTCAATAGGAACAAGACCCAGGCTTTCGGAGGCTACAAGGTGCGCGTCCTGCGTGGCGGGATGGTGGTCGGGGAGGGGATCACCAGTAGCGCCATTTCCGTCGCTTATGGCGGGTTGGACAGCCAGTTTATTTATAACGCCAAGATCGAGATCCGCCCGCCCAGCGATGGCCAGTACACCGTCCAGTTGCTGGATCCCAGCGGCCAGCCAGCCGGTCCCGATCAGATTTTCTCGGTCTCGGGGACTACGCGTGAGTTCCTTGTGGAATGGCTGAGGCCCTAA
- a CDS encoding SH3 domain-containing protein, with amino-acid sequence MARSPRPTPTPTRTLRPTFTPTPVGGEAGILPAATLSAEAPVPAAAALSSRGMTPVRLTPTAVPPPTPSPTPTPYPTPWLTIIEDRVNVRQGPAITFEQIGEVRRGETYAIQGRTPDSSWWQICCVQGRVAWVVANFVQPQGFLAAVPVVPEPPTPMPSPTPTVTFTPTATPTPVAPFDVARGPEFPFQTTNPLLTIWVWVYEGAPGRERSLPGYRLKVLRDGVDVSTDATSHEDPARITAPSEGSFKYNLKYELKDPGEADWTIYLTDPAGNRLSPERNFTTRGSARQNLVIYIAYIRLF; translated from the coding sequence TTGGCCCGATCTCCTCGACCTACGCCCACGCCAACCCGCACCTTGCGCCCAACGTTTACACCCACTCCCGTTGGGGGTGAGGCGGGCATCTTACCGGCTGCTACCCTTTCGGCTGAGGCCCCCGTGCCTGCTGCAGCGGCTCTCTCTTCACGCGGGATGACGCCAGTACGGCTCACGCCGACGGCTGTACCCCCACCCACCCCGTCTCCCACGCCCACGCCCTATCCTACGCCGTGGCTGACCATCATCGAGGACAGGGTGAACGTCCGACAGGGACCAGCGATCACCTTCGAACAGATCGGCGAAGTGCGGCGCGGTGAGACCTATGCGATCCAGGGGAGAACACCTGACAGCAGTTGGTGGCAGATTTGCTGCGTGCAGGGACGCGTGGCATGGGTGGTGGCCAACTTCGTACAGCCGCAGGGGTTCCTGGCCGCTGTGCCGGTGGTGCCCGAGCCGCCCACCCCGATGCCATCTCCTACTCCCACCGTTACGTTCACCCCCACTGCGACACCGACACCGGTTGCGCCATTTGACGTGGCACGCGGGCCGGAGTTCCCCTTCCAGACGACCAACCCGCTGCTCACCATCTGGGTCTGGGTGTACGAGGGAGCGCCCGGCCGCGAGCGCTCACTGCCAGGCTATCGGCTGAAGGTGTTGCGGGATGGAGTGGATGTGAGCACGGATGCCACCTCGCACGAAGATCCGGCGCGCATCACCGCCCCCAGCGAAGGTTCCTTCAAATACAACCTGAAGTACGAGCTGAAAGACCCTGGGGAGGCCGATTGGACGATTTATCTGACCGACCCTGCTGGCAATCGCCTGTCGCCGGAACGCAACTTCACAACCCGTGGCAGTGCCCGCCAGAACCTGGTCATTTACATCGCCTATATACGTCTGTTCTGA